The following are encoded together in the Juglans microcarpa x Juglans regia isolate MS1-56 chromosome 2D, Jm3101_v1.0, whole genome shotgun sequence genome:
- the LOC121248688 gene encoding WAT1-related protein At4g08300-like isoform X1 → MAPAADKLRVNFRRFKPHLLMVLVQIGYTFLYLFTDACFNHGMDPHIFVTYRHILGGLVMLPFAYFLERKVRPKLTLALFLEMFLLSLLGVSLTLNMYFASLKYTSSTFVTSIVNTIPSMTFVVAVAFRLETVDIRNPRGMAKVLGTSISLAGVLVATLYKGPEVRSWKSAPIHITRTKYVHENWIKGPILTVVSCLTWSSWFIMQGITLKKYPAQLSLTAWINFIGAAQSAVFTVIILHKPAAWSIAFDIDLWSIVYAGVVCAGLATVTQLWCIKQKGPVFVTMFNPLGTLFVGLQEYFLLGKRLHAGRILGGSIVILGLYVVLWGKEGDQYHFKSQERAFSTDEEPKEPPKIQSETSEREVP, encoded by the exons ATGGCACCAGCAGCAGACAAATTGAGGGTGAACTTCAGGAGATTTAAGCCACACCTTCTCATGGTTCTGGTACAGATTGGTTATACGTTTCTGTATCTCTTCACAGACGCTTGCTTCAACCATGGGATGGATCCTCATATATTTGTAACTTATCGACATATTTTGGGTGGTTTGGTGATGCTTCCTTTTGCATATTTTCTTGAAAG GAAAGTAAGGCCAAAGCTGACATTAGCTTTGTTTTTGGAGATGTTTCTGCTTTCTCTACTAGG gGTTAGCTTAACCTTAAACATGTACTTCGCAAGTTTGAAATACACATCTTCTACCTTTGTCACGTCCATAGTCAACACCATTCCATCCATGACTTTCGTAGTTGCAGTTGCATTCAG GTTGGAGACTGTTGATATTAGGAACCCCCGTGGGATGGCAAAAGTCCTGGGAACCTCGATATCCTTGGCCGGGGTGTTGGTCGCCACTTTGTATAAAGGACCCGAAGTTCGAAGTTGGAAGAGTGCTCCTATCCACATAACCAGAACTAAATATGTCCATGAGAACTGGATTAAAGGACCAATACTAACTGTTGTAAGTTGCTTGACGTGGTCTTCATGGTTCATCATGCAG GGAATCACATTGAAGAAGTATCCTGCGCAACTGTCACTAACTGCATGGATAAACTTCATCGGTGCAGCACAATCAGCTGTCTTCACTGTAATCATACTACACAAACCAGCAGCATGGTCCATTGCGTTTGACATAGATTTATGGTCCATCGTGTATGCT GGAGTTGTATGCGCAGGTCTAGCAACCGTCACTCAACTATGGTGCATAAAGCAAAAAGGACCAGTTTTTGTGACCATGTTTAATCCCCTTGGAACACTCTTTGTAGGGCTTCAAGAGTACTTTCTTCTTGGCAAAAGACTGCACGCGGGCAG AATTCTGGGAGGATCCATTGTCATCCTTGGTCTATACGTTGTTTTATGGGGGAAAGAAGGTGATCAATATCACTTCAAGTCCCAAGAGAGAGCCTTTTCGACCGATGAAGAGCCAAAGGAGCCGCCCAAGATACAAAGCGAAACATCAGAAAGGGAAGTCCCCTGA
- the LOC121248688 gene encoding WAT1-related protein At4g08300-like isoform X2: protein MAPAADKLRVNFRRFKPHLLMVLVQIGYTFLYLFTDACFNHGMDPHIFVTYRHILGGLVMLPFAYFLERKVRPKLTLALFLEMFLLSLLGLETVDIRNPRGMAKVLGTSISLAGVLVATLYKGPEVRSWKSAPIHITRTKYVHENWIKGPILTVVSCLTWSSWFIMQGITLKKYPAQLSLTAWINFIGAAQSAVFTVIILHKPAAWSIAFDIDLWSIVYAGVVCAGLATVTQLWCIKQKGPVFVTMFNPLGTLFVGLQEYFLLGKRLHAGRILGGSIVILGLYVVLWGKEGDQYHFKSQERAFSTDEEPKEPPKIQSETSEREVP, encoded by the exons ATGGCACCAGCAGCAGACAAATTGAGGGTGAACTTCAGGAGATTTAAGCCACACCTTCTCATGGTTCTGGTACAGATTGGTTATACGTTTCTGTATCTCTTCACAGACGCTTGCTTCAACCATGGGATGGATCCTCATATATTTGTAACTTATCGACATATTTTGGGTGGTTTGGTGATGCTTCCTTTTGCATATTTTCTTGAAAG GAAAGTAAGGCCAAAGCTGACATTAGCTTTGTTTTTGGAGATGTTTCTGCTTTCTCTACTAGG GTTGGAGACTGTTGATATTAGGAACCCCCGTGGGATGGCAAAAGTCCTGGGAACCTCGATATCCTTGGCCGGGGTGTTGGTCGCCACTTTGTATAAAGGACCCGAAGTTCGAAGTTGGAAGAGTGCTCCTATCCACATAACCAGAACTAAATATGTCCATGAGAACTGGATTAAAGGACCAATACTAACTGTTGTAAGTTGCTTGACGTGGTCTTCATGGTTCATCATGCAG GGAATCACATTGAAGAAGTATCCTGCGCAACTGTCACTAACTGCATGGATAAACTTCATCGGTGCAGCACAATCAGCTGTCTTCACTGTAATCATACTACACAAACCAGCAGCATGGTCCATTGCGTTTGACATAGATTTATGGTCCATCGTGTATGCT GGAGTTGTATGCGCAGGTCTAGCAACCGTCACTCAACTATGGTGCATAAAGCAAAAAGGACCAGTTTTTGTGACCATGTTTAATCCCCTTGGAACACTCTTTGTAGGGCTTCAAGAGTACTTTCTTCTTGGCAAAAGACTGCACGCGGGCAG AATTCTGGGAGGATCCATTGTCATCCTTGGTCTATACGTTGTTTTATGGGGGAAAGAAGGTGATCAATATCACTTCAAGTCCCAAGAGAGAGCCTTTTCGACCGATGAAGAGCCAAAGGAGCCGCCCAAGATACAAAGCGAAACATCAGAAAGGGAAGTCCCCTGA
- the LOC121248771 gene encoding LOW QUALITY PROTEIN: CDT1-like protein a, chloroplastic (The sequence of the model RefSeq protein was modified relative to this genomic sequence to represent the inferred CDS: inserted 1 base in 1 codon), producing MNPSGASSIPFKSKKXPSSLKAPNTNQLSSKTPEKPTQLPRRSSRNRGVALSINEVRRVAESLHDTDRPDLSGLRPKSARRQIESWPAESPTRKPKKPAGGPFKLPEKFENLAEFFDSLDSSIRLLRLKGSATNFTNICPKIECLTDRRFSYSHLAQLKFILRDAFEIKRVLVFDERTSCMKPDLHVSININAIEDNAKLKSESQNMYLRKVFRARLADFSKSHPEVDEIPEEMLPEPFNRTKTEIHSNMREVPTSSFPVRTSIDALTARQSAVSKTCIRGDEISGVEQDVNSNIKETPNLASSVDTSVEELGKQQTAVASHLPQSFRKSFSRKVTCNEAENTSPNLLKASFQPSVLPVPELLPYRSSTKEETAGAGPSPAKLSIDRASNGKNLAFCAASAHFTPSPATPSKVLDAMNNGNGSPTEISNIDSTPAKLAYTPVRLMNVTPTLQPPKRCYMSPEDDCTGSPQKLVRRLPRSRSLKFDTPEKNENSEDKIDDVGGVSVDSDIFDILPENLLQSIREKERITMEEQNPAISYAKRRRKMIASLPKLFNMIHFLFQSTKQSVITKEELIHKIITSHCDIVDRREVEEKLSLLLELVPEWISEKLASGGDLLFCINKGSSPELIRARLEESK from the exons atgaacCCCTCGGGAGCTTCTTCAATTCCCTTCAAGTCCAAGA CCCCTTCTTCACTCAAAGCCCCCAACACTAACCAACTGAGCTCCAAAACCCCAGAGAAACCCACTCAGCTCCCCCGCCGCTCCTCTCGGAACCGTGGTGTTGCGCTTTCGATAAATGAAGTTCGGAGGGTCGCCGAGAGCCTCCACGACACGGATCGACCCGACCTATCTGGCCTCCGGCCAAAGTCCGCCAGGAGGCAGATCGAATCCTGGCCAGCCGAAAGCCCAACCCGTAAGCCGAAGAAACCTGCCGGAGGGCCCTTCAAGCTACCGGAAAA ATTTGAGAATCTGGCCGAGTTTTTCGATAGCTTGGATAGTTCGATTCGATTGTTGCGGTTGAAGGGTTCAGCGACAAACTTTACGAATATTTGCCCGAAAATTGAGTGTTTAACTGATAg GAGGTTTTCATATAGTCACTTGGCTCAGTTGAAGTTTATATTACGCGATGCATTTGAAATAAAGAGGGTACTTGTGTTTGATGAGCGGACGAGTTGTATGAAGCCAGATCTTCATGTTTCTATCAATATCAATGCAATAGAAGATAATGCGAAGTTGAAATCTGAAAGCCAGAATATGTATTTGAGGAAGGTCTTCCGAGCACGGCTGgcagatttttcaaaatcccatCCTGAG GTTGATGAAATTCCAGAGGAGATGTTGCCAGAACCATTCAATCGTACAAAGACAGAAATTCACTCAAACATGAGAGAAGTACCCACCTCATCATTTCCTGTTAGGACATCAATTGATGCACTAACAGCTCGGCAATCTGCAGTATCAAAAACCTGTATTCGTGGTGATGAAATTTCAGGAGTAGAGCAAGATGTGAATTCAAACATTAAAGAAACTCCCAACTTGGCATCGTCTGTGGATACATCAGTTGAAGAACTTGGAAAACAACAAACAGCAGTGGCATCACATCTCCCTCAATCTTTCCGTAAGAGCTTTTCTCGGAAAGTCACATGCAATGAAGCAGAGAACACATCTCCAAACTTATTGAAGGCTTCCTTCCAACCTTCAGTTCTACCAGTTCCAGAGTTGCTCCCTTACAGAAGTTCCACCAAAGAGGAAACTGCTGGTGCTGGTCCATCCCCGGCAAAATTGTCAATTGACCGAGCCAGCAATGGAAAAAATTTAGCATTTTGTGCTGCTTCTGCTCATTTCACACCATCCCCTGCAACCCCAAGCAAAGTGTTAGATGCCATGAATAATGGAAATGGTTCTCCTACAGAAATTTCGAACATAGACTCAACTCCTGCAAAACTTGCTTATACTCCGGTCCGGTTGATGAATGTGACACCCACATTGCAACCACCAAAGAGATGTTATATGAGCCCAGAGGATGACTGTACCGGCTCACCACAAAAGTTAGTTCGGCGTCTGCCCCGTTCCAGGTCATTGAAATTTGACACTCctgaaaaaaatgagaactcTGAAGATAAAATAGATGATGTGGGAGGTGTTTCTGTTGATTCTGATATCTTTGATATTCTTCCTGAGAATCTTCTGCAATCA ataagagagaaagagaggatcACAATGGAGGAACAAAATCCAGCCATCTCCTATGCAAAGAGGAGGCGAAAAATGATTGCTAGCCTCCCTAAGCTTTTTAACATGATTCACTTCTTATTTCAGTCCACTAAGCAGTCTGTTATCACAAAAGAGGAGCTTATACACAAGATAATCACAAGCCATTGTGATATTGTCGACAGAA GAGAAGTTGAAGAGAAGCTGAGCCTCTTGCTAGAACTAGTTCCTGAATGGATTTCAGAAAAACTGGCATCTGGAGGGGATTTGCTTTTCTG CATAAACAAGGGATCAAGTCCTGAATTAATACGAGCACGGCTTGAAGAATCAAAGTGA